The proteins below are encoded in one region of Pseudomonas putida S13.1.2:
- a CDS encoding NAD(P)-dependent oxidoreductase: MPEVTIGMVGIGQLGLPIATNLLAAGFRVVGYRRRDREAFICQGGVALDSPAAVAQQADIILTCLPSEVAHVGIMEGPEGLLDCIGPQHTLIEIGTYCKTFKQRIAQRIEQRGARVLEAEVSGTPSMVLHRKASLFLGGDPDLVAHCKPVLNAIADIQFHIGEFGSAVAMKLIANYLVAIHTLAAAEALNLGVKAGFDPQQVVDVIRQSAGGSTMFNARAPMMAERHFLPAPGPFVTLEKYIDMASELSEGLDCAAPLFNAAKPYFVRAIEEGIGEEDISAVIKLIEADSMANSKKEKTSC; the protein is encoded by the coding sequence ATGCCTGAAGTAACCATCGGTATGGTGGGAATCGGCCAGCTTGGCCTTCCTATCGCAACCAACCTGCTTGCTGCAGGGTTTCGTGTCGTCGGATACCGGCGCCGAGACCGGGAGGCTTTCATCTGCCAAGGGGGCGTTGCCCTCGACAGTCCGGCGGCCGTGGCCCAGCAGGCAGATATCATCCTTACCTGCTTGCCAAGTGAGGTCGCCCATGTCGGCATAATGGAAGGCCCTGAAGGTCTGCTTGATTGCATCGGGCCGCAGCACACCCTGATTGAAATTGGCACTTACTGCAAAACGTTCAAGCAACGTATCGCCCAGCGTATCGAGCAACGCGGCGCGCGTGTGCTCGAGGCCGAAGTCAGTGGTACCCCTTCCATGGTGTTGCATCGCAAGGCCTCATTGTTCTTGGGGGGTGATCCGGACTTGGTTGCGCACTGTAAGCCTGTGCTGAATGCCATCGCCGACATTCAGTTCCACATTGGTGAATTCGGTAGTGCAGTGGCGATGAAACTGATCGCCAATTATCTGGTAGCTATCCATACCCTGGCTGCTGCAGAGGCGCTGAACCTTGGCGTGAAGGCAGGTTTCGATCCCCAGCAAGTTGTTGATGTGATACGCCAAAGCGCGGGCGGCTCGACGATGTTCAACGCGCGCGCTCCCATGATGGCCGAGCGTCATTTCTTGCCTGCACCCGGGCCGTTCGTAACCCTCGAAAAGTATATCGATATGGCCAGCGAGCTTTCTGAAGGGCTCGATTGTGCTGCGCCCTTGTTCAACGCCGCGAAGCCTTATTTTGTGCGTGCGATCGAGGAGGGCATCGGTGAAGAAGATATTTCGGCAGTGATCAAGCTGATCGAGGCCGATTCCATGGCCAATTCCAAAAAAGAGAAAACATCATGTTGA
- a CDS encoding NIPSNAP family protein: MLIEQRTYQLKPGAMHEFLRAYQEEGLPIQGEALGNLIGYFKPETGDINRVIQLWGYASFEDRAQRRAALSNDPKWRAFLGKNAHMVEAQKVELLSAAPFSPIR; encoded by the coding sequence ATGTTGATTGAACAACGTACCTACCAACTCAAGCCTGGCGCGATGCACGAGTTCCTGCGCGCGTATCAAGAGGAAGGTCTGCCGATTCAAGGCGAAGCTTTGGGCAACCTGATCGGGTACTTCAAGCCCGAGACCGGAGACATTAATCGGGTCATCCAGCTGTGGGGCTACGCCAGCTTTGAGGACCGCGCCCAGCGGCGCGCGGCATTGTCCAACGACCCTAAATGGCGCGCTTTCCTTGGCAAGAACGCACACATGGTAGAAGCGCAAAAGGTCGAGCTGCTCAGCGCCGCACCGTTCTCTCCCATTCGCTAA
- a CDS encoding VOC family protein, with the protein MIRSLQHVGMTIPDLEVGRSFYEAVGLEARISGQHVVMRCKGRAQDQVRLMPGIQKHLSYISFGTDAEGLQAIRENLSFHGVVIHPAPFDIGQDGIWFRDPSGDWVHVNEADSMPAKPLETPELNTPGRYRRIGERGCTPTSKLRRVTPLRLGHLIKFTADVNRSIEFYTRVLGMKVSDRAGDKIAFLRCGCGGDHHVLGLAKSSHSGLHHLSFEVTDLDEIQLGAKHLMSLGYESAFGLGRHVAGSNYFHYIRDPWSSMVEYFWDIDVIPEDDSEWEAFDGDPQDVIAVWATNPPPEAFIKNFEAARDE; encoded by the coding sequence ATGATTCGCTCTCTTCAACACGTAGGTATGACCATTCCGGACCTGGAAGTGGGTCGTTCGTTCTACGAGGCAGTCGGCCTCGAAGCGCGTATCTCTGGGCAACACGTCGTGATGCGCTGCAAAGGGCGCGCCCAGGACCAGGTTCGGCTGATGCCCGGCATCCAGAAGCATTTAAGCTACATCTCATTTGGCACCGACGCTGAGGGCCTGCAGGCAATTCGCGAGAACTTGAGTTTTCATGGGGTAGTAATTCACCCGGCGCCTTTTGACATTGGTCAGGACGGGATCTGGTTCCGTGATCCATCCGGTGACTGGGTACATGTCAACGAAGCCGATTCGATGCCTGCAAAACCGCTGGAAACCCCGGAGCTGAATACCCCGGGCCGCTATCGACGTATCGGTGAGCGCGGCTGTACTCCGACCTCAAAACTGCGTCGGGTAACTCCGCTGCGCCTCGGTCATCTGATCAAGTTCACCGCCGACGTTAACCGTTCCATTGAGTTTTACACCCGCGTCCTGGGGATGAAAGTCTCTGACCGTGCAGGGGACAAAATCGCATTCCTGCGCTGTGGCTGTGGTGGCGACCATCACGTCCTGGGTCTGGCCAAGAGCAGCCATAGTGGCCTGCACCACCTAAGTTTCGAAGTGACCGATCTCGACGAAATCCAGCTCGGGGCCAAGCACCTGATGAGTCTTGGCTACGAGAGTGCTTTCGGCTTGGGACGTCATGTGGCCGGCTCCAATTACTTCCACTACATTCGCGACCCTTGGAGCAGCATGGTCGAGTACTTCTGGGACATCGACGTCATCCCGGAAGACGACAGTGAATGGGAAGCTTTCGACGGCGATCCTCAGGATGTGATTGCGGTATGGGCGACCAATCCTCCGCCTGAAGCGTTCATCAAGAACTTCGAGGCGGCACGCGATGAGTAA
- a CDS encoding YciI family protein — MSNSSAQELLAGMLKKPLFVVLRKPRDLSRLAELLEAHLMWAIVAEKRGELFASGPFVSAHASPGELGGMSILRAADEAEALRIVQADPFIANGLYDVEIRKWLLMEGGLTVHVSFSDQRYSLL, encoded by the coding sequence ATGAGTAACTCATCGGCTCAGGAACTTCTGGCTGGCATGCTGAAAAAGCCATTGTTCGTGGTGCTTCGTAAGCCCCGCGATCTGAGTAGGCTGGCGGAGTTGCTGGAAGCGCACTTGATGTGGGCGATTGTCGCCGAGAAACGTGGCGAGCTGTTCGCATCTGGCCCTTTCGTTTCGGCGCACGCGTCGCCAGGTGAACTGGGCGGCATGAGCATCCTGCGCGCGGCTGATGAAGCCGAAGCCCTGCGCATCGTCCAAGCAGACCCGTTCATTGCCAATGGACTGTATGACGTGGAAATCCGCAAATGGCTGCTGATGGAAGGTGGTTTGACCGTCCACGTCAGTTTCTCCGATCAACGCTATTCGCTTTTGTGA
- a CDS encoding fumarylacetoacetate hydrolase family protein has translation MKYQLFAYYNDLQAQATGLLVGEYAYDLARLATSAGVKVPSVSLDALLDDWAATNTQLQALADSVFGAPALHEGYRLDLEAVEFAPFLARPGTIYAAGANYRDHVEAMARAFNMKLSLDPRSEGIAPWHFIKPGRGCLVAHKHSVEFPAGVRMLDWEAELAVVIGKRASRVSVEEALEYVAGYTCANDLSARDRLRREQVDASSPFRFDWIGHKCFTGSCPLGPYLTPAQFVKDPENLDIKLARNGAWVQDSNTRNHMYGVAEQISYLSQTIDLFPGDVLLTGTPAGVGMESHTFLERGDVLKVCIEGLGELVTTIR, from the coding sequence ATGAAGTACCAGCTTTTTGCTTATTACAACGATCTCCAAGCCCAAGCAACTGGCCTGTTGGTGGGCGAGTACGCTTATGATCTGGCGCGCCTGGCTACCAGTGCCGGTGTAAAGGTGCCGTCGGTTTCGCTGGACGCGCTGCTCGACGACTGGGCTGCAACCAATACTCAGCTGCAAGCACTGGCAGACAGCGTCTTCGGCGCTCCAGCGCTCCATGAGGGCTACCGCCTGGACCTTGAGGCGGTGGAGTTCGCGCCGTTTCTGGCTCGGCCGGGCACCATTTATGCTGCAGGCGCTAACTACCGCGACCATGTGGAAGCCATGGCGCGTGCGTTCAACATGAAGTTATCGCTGGACCCACGTAGCGAAGGCATCGCGCCTTGGCACTTCATCAAGCCCGGCCGTGGTTGTCTGGTGGCACACAAGCACTCGGTCGAGTTCCCGGCAGGCGTGCGGATGCTGGATTGGGAGGCTGAACTGGCAGTTGTCATCGGCAAACGTGCGTCGCGAGTTTCCGTTGAAGAGGCCCTTGAGTATGTAGCCGGGTACACCTGCGCCAATGACCTTTCGGCGCGCGATCGCCTTCGCCGCGAGCAGGTCGATGCCAGCTCGCCGTTTCGTTTCGACTGGATCGGGCACAAATGCTTCACCGGGTCATGCCCATTGGGGCCATACCTGACACCGGCACAGTTCGTGAAAGACCCTGAGAACCTGGATATCAAACTGGCACGCAACGGCGCCTGGGTGCAGGACTCCAACACCCGCAATCATATGTATGGCGTCGCTGAGCAGATCTCTTACCTCAGCCAGACCATCGACCTGTTCCCAGGTGACGTACTGCTCACCGGGACGCCCGCCGGGGTGGGCATGGAAAGCCATACCTTCCTCGAGCGCGGCGATGTGTTGAAAGTGTGTATCGAAGGGCTGGGCGAGTTGGTAACTACTATCCGCTGA
- a CDS encoding SphA family protein produces the protein MSRPNVTASRAACLCVTLIFTSMTYATEGGGTSYPLGVNTVGAGKMPPPGFTEFFYLSDYRAGRTLDGDGDRKAGIHDFDLNIQALSIRVDYVYQDVSFLGAKLASRVALPLVKGDISFNVDTPAGRMRRSDHQEGIGDLTVVPFVLGWSSPRYHQLFGLDVFVPVGSYDKDRLFNPGRNTWAYGPWYSFTAYPLENLEVSAKLIYMINGENKDTDYRSGHEFNADYNIGYNVTREWQFGLNGYLYKQVSDDEKDGHTYLDGNRGQVAAIGPALKYQTPEFGFVMKWQHETHVENRASGDRIWLQAVYRF, from the coding sequence ATGAGCAGACCAAACGTCACGGCCAGCCGTGCAGCGTGCCTATGCGTCACGCTAATTTTCACCTCAATGACTTACGCCACTGAAGGTGGTGGTACTTCATACCCTCTCGGTGTTAACACGGTGGGTGCCGGTAAAATGCCGCCTCCCGGATTTACCGAGTTCTTCTATCTATCGGACTATCGTGCAGGTCGAACACTCGACGGCGATGGCGATAGAAAAGCAGGTATTCATGACTTCGATCTAAACATCCAGGCGCTTTCGATTCGCGTCGATTATGTTTATCAGGACGTTTCATTCCTCGGCGCCAAACTTGCCAGTCGCGTCGCCTTGCCACTGGTCAAAGGCGATATCAGTTTCAATGTCGATACCCCGGCAGGTCGCATGAGGCGCAGTGACCATCAGGAAGGCATAGGCGACCTGACCGTCGTGCCATTCGTGCTGGGCTGGAGCTCCCCGCGTTACCATCAATTGTTCGGGCTGGACGTATTTGTGCCGGTGGGGTCCTATGACAAAGACCGCTTGTTCAACCCTGGCAGGAACACCTGGGCTTATGGGCCCTGGTATTCCTTTACGGCGTATCCGCTGGAAAATCTCGAAGTCAGCGCAAAGCTGATTTACATGATCAACGGCGAGAACAAAGATACTGATTATCGCTCTGGTCATGAGTTCAATGCCGATTACAATATTGGCTACAACGTAACCCGCGAATGGCAGTTTGGGCTAAACGGCTACCTCTACAAACAGGTCAGCGATGACGAAAAAGACGGACATACCTACCTGGATGGCAATCGGGGCCAAGTGGCCGCAATCGGTCCCGCTCTGAAGTACCAGACGCCGGAGTTCGGTTTCGTCATGAAATGGCAACATGAAACGCATGTGGAGAATCGGGCCTCGGGTGACCGTATCTGGTTGCAAGCCGTTTACCGATTCTGA
- a CDS encoding MFS transporter, which translates to MTGISKWHVLIGGFIAYLFDAMEIILLTVALPVIRQDLGFSLNEAGAMASATLLGIGVSGVATGWYSDNFGRRNALLASLAIFGVLTCFFAQAHELYLLMALRFVSGLGLGGVWTILSAYIVETWPPKQRARAISFVISAFPIGAIVAALAAKYMLPEWRSMFLLSGVSVLLPILYVYFLIPESPAWQAQRHSVAEATSRISVREIFAPALLRYTLLGSCAASFALLGSWGVSTWLPTYLMQDRGLGLAAMTSFMAVLHLGNFVGLNIFGFIADRIGKRLTIVISLLLTSLMAVVYVYTPEAQWLIWIGAAYAFFMVFAGLFGSYFSEMYPIRVRTLGAGFCFNAGRGLAAFAPVLLSGIASFYSLAAGLMVCAGFYVISAIFVIAMPQNPVMADDGHKAEGVLPGQEAIN; encoded by the coding sequence ATGACTGGTATATCCAAGTGGCATGTATTGATCGGCGGGTTCATTGCCTATCTGTTCGATGCAATGGAAATCATTCTGCTGACCGTAGCGCTCCCGGTCATTCGTCAGGATTTAGGTTTCAGCCTCAATGAGGCAGGCGCTATGGCCAGCGCGACGCTGTTGGGCATTGGCGTCAGCGGGGTTGCTACCGGCTGGTACTCCGACAATTTTGGGCGCCGGAATGCGTTGCTCGCATCGTTGGCAATTTTTGGCGTGCTGACGTGCTTCTTTGCACAGGCTCACGAACTCTACCTACTCATGGCACTGAGATTCGTATCCGGGTTAGGACTCGGTGGAGTCTGGACCATTCTCTCAGCTTATATCGTCGAGACCTGGCCGCCTAAGCAACGGGCACGCGCGATTTCATTCGTGATCAGCGCATTTCCGATAGGGGCAATCGTCGCTGCATTGGCTGCGAAGTACATGTTACCCGAATGGCGTTCTATGTTTTTGTTGTCAGGAGTCTCGGTGCTCTTGCCTATTCTGTATGTGTACTTCCTTATACCCGAATCGCCCGCCTGGCAAGCACAACGGCATTCGGTTGCCGAAGCCACTTCCCGTATTTCAGTGCGCGAAATTTTTGCACCGGCACTGCTTCGTTATACGCTGCTTGGCTCATGTGCAGCGAGCTTCGCTTTATTGGGGTCGTGGGGCGTAAGTACATGGCTGCCCACTTACCTCATGCAAGACAGGGGGCTGGGCTTGGCAGCAATGACCAGCTTCATGGCGGTCCTTCATTTGGGTAATTTTGTCGGGCTGAACATCTTCGGGTTCATTGCGGATCGCATCGGCAAGCGGCTGACCATTGTCATATCGCTGTTGCTCACATCGCTGATGGCTGTTGTGTACGTCTACACGCCGGAGGCGCAATGGCTCATCTGGATTGGTGCGGCCTATGCCTTTTTCATGGTGTTCGCTGGGTTGTTTGGCTCTTACTTCAGCGAAATGTATCCGATACGCGTGCGAACACTGGGTGCGGGATTCTGTTTCAATGCGGGCAGGGGACTGGCGGCATTCGCGCCGGTACTCCTCAGTGGCATTGCTAGTTTCTACAGCCTTGCCGCTGGATTGATGGTGTGTGCAGGGTTCTACGTTATCTCTGCGATCTTCGTCATCGCTATGCCGCAAAACCCTGTAATGGCAGATGATGGCCATAAAGCCGAAGGCGTTCTGCCAGGGCAAGAAGCGATCAATTAA
- a CDS encoding VOC family protein — MINLHDIRYVRLGTANLDDARRYATQILGLQVVREAHGAIYFRSDNRDHTLCYYEGDPHETTTAFEVRTAQDLEDAAILLERNEFKVQHGSREDAEVRYVDDFIRFKDPSGNNIELVLRPHASGRNYFPSRDAGITGFSHIGLRTMNPRRDELFWTQLANARVSDRIGEAPLLRIDEVHHKIALFPSSHAGVQHINHQVESVDDLMRAYYFLVERGIRILFGPGRHPTSGAMFLYFEGPDGMTYEYSTGVSLIPAEKDASHQPRQFSATNESFCAWGAKPDIPEFKS, encoded by the coding sequence ATGATCAACTTGCACGATATTCGTTACGTCAGGCTGGGCACGGCCAACCTGGATGATGCAAGGCGCTACGCCACTCAGATTCTTGGCCTGCAGGTCGTGCGTGAAGCACATGGCGCCATCTACTTCCGTTCCGACAATCGCGATCACACGCTCTGCTATTACGAGGGCGATCCCCACGAGACCACCACAGCTTTCGAGGTGAGGACCGCGCAGGATCTGGAAGACGCAGCCATCCTGCTTGAGCGTAACGAATTCAAAGTCCAGCACGGCTCGCGTGAGGACGCAGAAGTGCGTTATGTCGACGACTTCATTCGTTTCAAAGACCCTAGCGGCAACAACATCGAGCTGGTGCTGCGGCCTCATGCCAGTGGTCGCAACTATTTCCCGAGCCGAGATGCCGGCATCACTGGCTTCAGTCATATTGGTTTGCGCACCATGAATCCTCGGCGCGACGAGTTGTTCTGGACACAGCTCGCAAACGCCCGGGTAAGCGATCGCATCGGCGAGGCACCGCTGCTACGCATCGATGAAGTTCACCACAAGATTGCGCTTTTTCCGTCGTCCCACGCTGGGGTACAGCACATCAACCATCAGGTCGAGTCGGTGGACGACTTGATGCGTGCCTATTACTTCTTGGTCGAGCGGGGGATTCGCATCCTCTTCGGCCCAGGGCGCCATCCGACCTCAGGTGCGATGTTCCTGTATTTCGAAGGGCCGGACGGCATGACCTACGAATACTCGACCGGCGTCAGCCTCATCCCTGCGGAGAAAGATGCTAGCCACCAGCCACGGCAGTTCTCGGCGACGAACGAATCCTTCTGCGCATGGGGCGCAAAACCTGACATTCCAGAGTTCAAATCGTGA
- a CDS encoding class II aldolase/adducin family protein — MAARALARAGLVHAYGHCSLRLDDEHFLVCAARPMGLIRAGESGVVVPINGELPEGVLGEVRIHQQIYSRRPDVRAVIRSMPAQVMALSCARLTPQARHGMGSYFSAPIPLWDDPQLLRNEAQASALADQFGNGNALVMRGNGAIVAGVSLVEALTLTWYLEDAARIELQLHSAGLAAEGPVLDAQACAQRAVTSGRIYERMWDYLTAADPEYRIPSL; from the coding sequence ATGGCAGCGCGAGCGCTGGCGCGTGCTGGCCTGGTCCATGCTTATGGGCACTGCAGCCTTCGCCTGGACGATGAGCATTTCCTGGTATGCGCGGCACGCCCCATGGGGCTTATCAGAGCAGGCGAATCCGGGGTCGTGGTGCCAATTAACGGGGAGTTACCCGAAGGTGTGTTGGGTGAAGTTCGTATCCACCAGCAGATTTACAGCCGCCGCCCCGATGTCCGCGCAGTGATACGGAGCATGCCCGCCCAAGTCATGGCGCTATCCTGCGCCCGGCTGACGCCGCAAGCCCGGCACGGGATGGGCAGCTATTTCAGCGCACCGATTCCCTTGTGGGATGACCCTCAGTTGCTGCGCAACGAAGCACAAGCCAGCGCGCTGGCTGACCAGTTCGGGAACGGGAACGCATTGGTAATGCGTGGTAACGGCGCCATCGTTGCTGGCGTATCGCTAGTCGAAGCGTTGACGTTGACCTGGTACTTGGAAGACGCCGCGCGCATCGAGTTGCAGTTGCACAGTGCCGGCCTTGCCGCTGAGGGACCGGTGCTCGATGCACAGGCATGTGCCCAGCGGGCTGTCACTAGCGGCCGGATCTACGAGCGCATGTGGGACTACCTCACCGCCGCTGACCCCGAATACCGAATCCCCTCTCTCTAA
- a CDS encoding 2-hydroxymuconic semialdehyde dehydrogenase — protein sequence MPAKEFRHFINGEWVSSTRTFENRNPADNSLVGLVHEANQEQVDAAVRAARNALKGPWGSMTVAQRTALLHKVAEGIERRHDEFVAAEVADTGKPRALAGHLDIPRGAANFKVFADLIKNVPTESFVMDTPDGGKAVNYAVRAPRGVIAVVCPWNLPLLLMTWKVGPALACGNTVVVKPSEETPATATLLAEVMNEAGVPPGVYNVVHGFGGDSAGAFLTAHPEVNGVTFTGETGTGEIIMKAAANGIRPVSLELGGKNAGIVFADADLEKAVKGLGRAVFENSGQVCLGTERIYVQRPLFERFVAAFKAHAESIKVGDPNQADTNMGPVISLGHREKILSYCRQAVADGATVVHGGGIAQVPPHLAEGAWFEPTIWTGLAETSAVVREEIFGPVCHIAPFDTEEEVVRMANDTPYGLAASVWTRDLQVAHRLGSALDVGICWINSWFLRDLRTAFGGAKQSGIGREGGVHSLEFYTELRNVCVRL from the coding sequence ATGCCTGCGAAAGAATTCCGCCATTTCATCAATGGTGAGTGGGTGTCCAGCACCCGCACATTTGAAAATCGTAACCCTGCAGACAATAGCCTTGTCGGATTGGTGCACGAGGCAAACCAGGAGCAAGTCGATGCTGCCGTACGCGCTGCGCGCAATGCCTTGAAAGGCCCTTGGGGCAGCATGACGGTGGCGCAGAGGACTGCGCTGCTACACAAAGTTGCAGAAGGTATTGAGCGTCGTCATGACGAGTTCGTCGCGGCTGAAGTTGCCGATACCGGCAAACCACGTGCGCTTGCTGGCCACCTGGACATCCCACGCGGGGCGGCCAACTTCAAAGTGTTCGCTGACCTGATCAAAAATGTGCCCACTGAAAGCTTCGTGATGGACACACCGGATGGCGGCAAGGCAGTCAACTACGCCGTGCGCGCTCCACGAGGCGTGATCGCCGTGGTCTGCCCATGGAACCTGCCGCTGTTGCTCATGACCTGGAAGGTCGGCCCGGCCCTGGCCTGCGGCAATACCGTGGTGGTGAAACCTTCCGAAGAAACACCCGCAACAGCCACGTTGCTTGCCGAAGTGATGAACGAGGCAGGTGTGCCACCGGGCGTGTACAACGTTGTGCATGGTTTTGGTGGCGATTCTGCCGGTGCCTTCCTGACAGCCCATCCCGAGGTTAACGGCGTGACGTTTACCGGCGAGACCGGCACCGGTGAGATCATCATGAAAGCGGCCGCCAATGGTATCCGCCCGGTATCGCTGGAACTGGGCGGCAAGAACGCCGGCATCGTATTCGCCGACGCAGATCTTGAAAAAGCCGTCAAAGGTTTAGGCCGTGCCGTGTTCGAGAACAGTGGCCAGGTCTGTCTGGGTACCGAGCGTATCTACGTGCAGCGCCCGTTGTTCGAGCGCTTTGTCGCTGCATTCAAGGCGCATGCAGAGAGCATCAAAGTTGGCGACCCCAACCAGGCCGACACCAACATGGGGCCAGTCATTTCGCTGGGCCACCGCGAGAAGATTCTCTCCTACTGCCGCCAGGCCGTTGCCGATGGTGCAACAGTGGTCCACGGCGGCGGTATTGCGCAGGTGCCGCCGCATCTGGCCGAAGGCGCTTGGTTTGAGCCGACCATTTGGACTGGTCTTGCAGAAACCTCTGCCGTGGTCCGCGAGGAAATCTTCGGCCCAGTGTGTCATATCGCCCCATTCGATACCGAAGAAGAAGTGGTCCGCATGGCAAACGACACCCCCTATGGCCTGGCTGCCAGTGTGTGGACGCGCGACTTGCAGGTAGCTCACCGCTTGGGCAGTGCGCTCGATGTGGGCATTTGCTGGATCAACTCGTGGTTCCTGCGCGACTTGCGTACCGCCTTCGGCGGCGCCAAGCAGTCCGGTATCGGGCGTGAGGGGGGCGTTCACTCGCTTGAGTTCTACACCGAACTGCGCAATGTCTGCGTGCGGCTGTAA
- the dmpE gene encoding 2-oxopent-4-enoate hydratase, translating into MNKQEIEKLGLQLHQALADRQAVAPLTERNPDMTLEQAYQVQLAMIQHRLEGGQKVIGKKIGVTSQVVMDMLGVDQPDFGHLLSDMLYVDGAAISLDGLIAPKAEGEIAFVLKEDLRGPGVTVADVLRATAYVMPCFEIVDSRIRDWKIRIQDTVADNASAGAFVLGGQGAAPREVDLACVGMTLEKNGEVVATGAGAAALGHPANAVAWLANKLGQLGIGLNKGEVILSGSLAAMVPVQPGDQLRVSLGGIGSASVRFV; encoded by the coding sequence ATGAACAAGCAAGAAATCGAAAAGCTCGGCCTGCAGCTGCATCAGGCCTTGGCTGACCGCCAGGCAGTCGCGCCGTTGACCGAGCGCAATCCCGACATGACGCTTGAGCAGGCTTACCAGGTCCAACTGGCAATGATCCAGCATCGTCTCGAAGGCGGCCAGAAGGTCATTGGCAAGAAGATCGGCGTCACCAGCCAAGTGGTCATGGACATGCTCGGTGTCGATCAACCGGACTTCGGCCACCTGCTCTCGGACATGCTCTATGTCGATGGCGCTGCGATCTCTCTGGACGGTTTGATCGCGCCCAAGGCTGAAGGTGAAATTGCCTTCGTACTTAAAGAGGACCTGCGCGGTCCAGGCGTCACCGTAGCCGATGTACTGCGGGCCACCGCCTATGTGATGCCCTGTTTTGAAATCGTCGATTCGCGCATTCGCGACTGGAAGATTCGTATCCAGGACACCGTTGCGGATAACGCTTCCGCAGGTGCGTTCGTGCTGGGAGGGCAGGGTGCCGCACCGCGCGAAGTCGATCTGGCCTGTGTCGGCATGACCTTGGAAAAGAATGGTGAAGTCGTCGCAACCGGCGCTGGCGCTGCAGCGCTGGGGCACCCGGCAAACGCTGTTGCTTGGCTAGCCAACAAATTGGGGCAGTTGGGTATCGGCCTCAACAAGGGCGAGGTGATTCTCTCCGGCTCACTCGCCGCCATGGTCCCGGTTCAACCTGGCGATCAATTGCGTGTATCGCTCGGCGGCATCGGCTCCGCCTCTGTCCGTTTCGTTTGA
- the dmpH gene encoding 2-oxo-3-hexenedioate decarboxylase, translated as MNLSPSTIAQLAEHLENAELKREAVAKITDAHPEMDWEDAYAIQDAIRQRKEARGVRIPGLKMGLTSFAKMKQMGVTDPIHGFLTDYGSCLDGAAIDVDSLIHPKVEAEIAFVLKHPLKGPGVHVGDVLAATDFILPAVEVIDSRYENFRFDLKSVIADNTSSARFVTGGQMSGVQGIDLKCLGVVLEKNGEVVATGAGAAVLGHPAQSVAMLANMLGAKGRELPAGSFIMTGGITEAIAVAAGDNITVRFQHLGSVSMRFTSSSQR; from the coding sequence ATGAATCTCTCTCCAAGCACCATTGCCCAACTCGCCGAACACTTGGAAAACGCTGAGCTCAAGCGCGAGGCGGTAGCGAAGATCACCGACGCTCACCCAGAAATGGACTGGGAAGATGCCTACGCGATCCAGGATGCGATCCGGCAGCGCAAGGAGGCGCGCGGTGTGCGCATTCCGGGCCTGAAGATGGGCCTGACTTCCTTTGCGAAAATGAAACAAATGGGCGTAACTGACCCTATTCACGGCTTCCTCACCGACTACGGTTCATGCCTTGATGGCGCGGCCATCGATGTCGATAGTCTGATCCACCCCAAAGTGGAAGCCGAGATCGCCTTTGTGCTCAAGCATCCGCTGAAAGGCCCGGGCGTGCACGTTGGCGATGTACTGGCTGCCACCGATTTCATTCTGCCTGCAGTCGAGGTCATCGACTCGCGCTACGAGAACTTCCGCTTCGATCTCAAGAGCGTCATTGCTGATAACACTTCCTCGGCGCGATTCGTCACAGGCGGCCAGATGAGCGGTGTACAAGGCATCGACCTGAAATGCCTGGGTGTCGTCCTGGAGAAGAACGGCGAAGTCGTCGCGACTGGCGCTGGCGCCGCCGTACTGGGCCACCCTGCGCAGAGTGTAGCGATGCTGGCCAACATGCTGGGCGCCAAGGGGCGTGAGCTGCCGGCCGGCAGCTTCATCATGACCGGAGGCATTACCGAGGCCATCGCTGTTGCAGCTGGGGACAACATCACCGTCCGCTTCCAGCACTTGGGCAGCGTCTCCATGCGTTTCACCTCTTCCAGCCAACGTTGA
- a CDS encoding 2-hydroxymuconate tautomerase family protein yields the protein MPIAMIHLAEGRSEEKKHALLVSVTQAIAHSLEVPVDSVRVLLQEIPDTQWAAGGKTLAERRRGNA from the coding sequence ATGCCTATCGCCATGATCCACCTCGCCGAAGGGCGTAGTGAAGAGAAAAAGCACGCATTGTTGGTCAGCGTCACTCAGGCCATCGCGCACAGCCTCGAAGTGCCAGTCGACAGCGTACGCGTGTTGTTGCAGGAAATCCCAGATACGCAGTGGGCCGCAGGTGGCAAGACCCTGGCCGAGCGCCGGCGCGGTAATGCCTGA